A region of Paenibacillus thiaminolyticus DNA encodes the following proteins:
- a CDS encoding GNAT family N-acetyltransferase — protein sequence MIREATEQDLPAILEIYNDAIIHSTAVYSYEPQSLEQRTEWFRQKRQDNLPVLVYEAENRVMGFAAFGPFRAWPAYQYTIEHSVYVHNECRHFGIGSQLLREIIRVAADSGYKTLVAGIDESNRGSISLHEKLGFTYAGTIRNAGYKFNQWLNLCFYQYELPGPDQPVERGELDRRNG from the coding sequence ATGATTAGAGAAGCGACTGAACAGGACTTGCCTGCCATTTTGGAAATTTACAACGATGCGATTATCCATTCTACGGCGGTCTACTCGTACGAGCCGCAATCGCTCGAGCAGCGAACGGAGTGGTTCCGGCAGAAGCGCCAGGACAACCTTCCTGTTCTGGTCTATGAGGCAGAGAACCGGGTAATGGGCTTCGCTGCCTTCGGTCCGTTCCGGGCCTGGCCGGCTTATCAATACACGATCGAGCACTCTGTCTACGTGCATAATGAATGCCGTCACTTCGGGATCGGGTCCCAGCTGCTGCGGGAAATTATCCGTGTCGCAGCCGATAGCGGATACAAGACGCTCGTCGCCGGCATTGACGAATCGAACCGGGGCAGTATTTCCTTGCATGAAAAGCTCGGCTTTACGTATGCCGGGACGATCCGGAACGCGGGATATAAATTCAATCAATGGCTGAACCTGTGCTTCTACCAATACGAGCTGCCGGGACCGGATCAACCGGTGGAGCGAGGCGAATTGGACAGAAGGAATGGATAG
- a CDS encoding MATE family efflux transporter → MKRERNRYALGVLAWPIFIELFLQFLLGAADTLMVSRISDDAVAVVGFSNQLFQALTTLFMTVASGAGILIAQKLGSRREEEARSVAILAVSASALIGLALSFVLYAKPRAIAAVLQLPDSLLPLADTYISIVGGGMVLTALTSTLSTVIRNTGNTKGPMIIAIGMNVIHVAMNYGFIFGAFGFPQWGLAGVALSTVISRLLATAVLAYVFVHSFGHRIRLREMLGFDGARFKEILHIGWPLGVNMSCWVFSQLVIFAFIAMLGPQELAARTYMNTLESFCFLLGSSIAMALQIQVAHLFGAGRTEEAYQGAYRALLYGLPLVTVNALVLLFAGRALLGLFTADPEIVALGVSLLGLNLLLQPGKMLNMAMGNALNAVGDTRFVMLTAIFSMWLVATGLSYLLGIHWGWGLAGIYACMIADEYIRGILVLFRWKGRQFLKRAEAADAGQPPLPRTQAAKV, encoded by the coding sequence GTGAAAAGAGAACGGAATCGGTATGCATTGGGAGTGCTGGCATGGCCGATTTTTATAGAATTGTTTCTGCAGTTTTTGTTGGGGGCGGCGGATACGCTGATGGTGAGCCGCATCTCGGATGATGCGGTCGCGGTTGTCGGCTTCTCGAACCAGCTGTTCCAGGCGCTCACGACCCTTTTCATGACGGTGGCGAGCGGAGCCGGCATTTTGATCGCGCAGAAGCTCGGATCGCGGAGGGAAGAGGAGGCGCGTTCCGTGGCGATCTTGGCGGTGTCGGCAAGCGCGCTGATCGGGCTGGCGCTCAGCTTCGTGCTCTACGCGAAGCCGCGCGCGATCGCGGCGGTGCTGCAGCTGCCGGACAGCCTGCTGCCGTTGGCGGACACTTATATTTCGATTGTCGGCGGCGGCATGGTGCTAACGGCGCTCACGTCGACCCTCAGCACGGTGATCCGGAACACTGGCAATACGAAGGGGCCGATGATCATCGCGATCGGGATGAACGTCATCCATGTCGCCATGAACTACGGCTTCATCTTCGGAGCCTTCGGCTTCCCGCAGTGGGGGCTGGCCGGAGTCGCCCTGTCGACCGTCATCAGCCGGCTGTTGGCGACGGCGGTCCTGGCTTATGTGTTCGTCCATTCGTTCGGACATCGCATCCGCCTGCGGGAGATGCTCGGCTTCGACGGGGCCCGCTTCAAGGAGATCCTGCATATCGGCTGGCCGCTTGGCGTCAACATGTCCTGCTGGGTATTCTCCCAGCTTGTTATCTTCGCCTTCATCGCGATGCTGGGGCCGCAGGAACTGGCGGCGCGGACGTACATGAATACGCTGGAATCGTTCTGCTTCCTGCTCGGATCATCGATCGCGATGGCGCTGCAGATTCAGGTCGCCCATCTGTTCGGGGCGGGACGGACGGAGGAGGCTTACCAAGGGGCCTATCGCGCCCTCCTGTACGGATTGCCGCTCGTCACGGTCAATGCGCTCGTGCTGCTGTTCGCGGGCCGGGCGCTGCTGGGGCTGTTCACGGCCGATCCGGAGATTGTGGCGCTTGGCGTCTCGCTGCTCGGGCTCAATCTGCTCTTGCAGCCCGGCAAGATGCTGAACATGGCGATGGGCAACGCCCTCAATGCGGTAGGCGACACCCGCTTCGTCATGCTGACGGCCATATTCTCGATGTGGCTGGTTGCCACGGGCTTGTCCTACCTGCTGGGCATTCATTGGGGCTGGGGGCTCGCCGGCATCTACGCCTGCATGATCGCGGATGAATACATTCGCGGCATTCTCGTGCTGTTCCGCTGGAAGGGGCGGCAATTCCTGAAGCGGGCCGAAGCGGCTGACGCTGGCCAACCTCCGCTTCCGCGGACACAGGCGGCGAAGGTGTGA
- a CDS encoding helix-turn-helix transcriptional regulator produces the protein MKALQFTLPPLPYYIYSGSGIMEAGQKHASRRNIEVFDMLFVTGGCLYMYEEEREYAVRPDHVLLLRPDQTHGATQECMEATTYFWLHFQTEGTWEATEEVPHSHACDGGEAAVASPLPFAPRPFLVALPQFGKPLQPDRVREVLLQLQDLREGIPEPNTPWKEQMLFQHLFHLLSVSADQNGQSPAAACAERAAAYLRRHYRDDIKAQSLGDSLNFHPVYIARCMQKQFGCSPIEYLTRYRIDQAKLLLHQTDLPISRIAEEVGFRQAAYFAACFSRYEGMSPRRYRQQFFCH, from the coding sequence ATGAAAGCGCTGCAGTTCACATTACCGCCATTGCCCTATTACATTTACAGTGGTTCCGGCATCATGGAGGCCGGTCAGAAGCATGCCAGCCGCCGGAATATTGAAGTATTCGACATGCTGTTCGTGACCGGAGGCTGTCTCTATATGTATGAGGAGGAGCGGGAATATGCGGTACGTCCGGATCATGTCCTCCTATTGCGGCCGGATCAGACGCACGGGGCGACGCAGGAATGCATGGAGGCGACAACGTACTTCTGGCTGCATTTCCAGACGGAAGGAACATGGGAGGCTACTGAGGAGGTGCCGCATTCCCACGCCTGCGACGGTGGCGAAGCGGCTGTGGCCTCCCCGTTGCCTTTTGCCCCGCGGCCGTTCCTCGTGGCCTTGCCGCAGTTCGGCAAGCCGCTGCAGCCGGACCGGGTGCGGGAAGTCCTGCTTCAGCTTCAGGATCTGCGGGAGGGGATTCCCGAGCCGAATACCCCCTGGAAGGAACAGATGCTGTTCCAGCACCTGTTCCACCTCCTGTCGGTCTCGGCGGACCAGAACGGCCAGTCCCCCGCCGCCGCATGCGCGGAGCGGGCAGCCGCTTACTTGCGGCGCCATTACCGGGACGATATCAAGGCTCAATCCCTCGGTGACAGCCTGAATTTCCATCCGGTCTATATCGCCCGCTGCATGCAGAAGCAGTTCGGCTGCTCCCCGATCGAATATTTGACCCGCTACCGCATCGACCAGGCGAAGCTGCTGCTGCACCAGACAGATCTGCCGATCTCCCGCATCGCCGAGGAGGTCGGCTTCCGCCAAGCGGCTTACTTCGCCGCCTGCTTCTCCCGGTATGAAGGCATGTCGCCGCGTCGGTACCGGCAGCAGTTTTTCTGCCATTAA
- a CDS encoding exonuclease, with translation MNIHHLVHCSQLKTGLLEIACLLDDDEQYTRPMAVRDLKKLIEQAVLLENACQGERCPVCHSMHECGH, from the coding sequence ATGAACATTCATCACTTGGTGCACTGCAGCCAGCTCAAGACAGGACTGCTGGAGATTGCCTGCCTGCTGGATGACGACGAGCAGTACACGAGGCCGATGGCCGTCCGGGATCTGAAGAAGCTGATCGAGCAGGCCGTGCTGCTGGAGAATGCATGCCAGGGAGAAAGGTGCCCGGTATGCCATAGTATGCATGAATGCGGGCATTGA
- a CDS encoding helix-turn-helix domain-containing protein, protein MNIGKILKELRGKRSLREIERESGVSHTYLSSLEKGRDPRTGKERKPTPDTLKKLAQVYSVPYEWLMSAAGYMDLEEGPADSEYENGELPHPAMQTDSAGWNYRAGGNKLAPRGVKEKKPFYELTEVLNGSAPVHYYGQPMSREERERALAMLEVLFPGRRPASNAPKEKR, encoded by the coding sequence ATGAACATCGGAAAGATATTGAAGGAACTGCGGGGCAAGCGCTCTTTGCGGGAGATTGAGCGTGAATCCGGAGTCAGCCATACCTATTTGAGCAGTCTGGAAAAAGGACGCGACCCGCGCACGGGCAAGGAACGCAAGCCGACGCCCGATACGCTGAAGAAGCTGGCTCAGGTCTATTCCGTTCCGTACGAGTGGCTGATGAGCGCCGCCGGATATATGGATCTGGAGGAAGGCCCTGCGGATTCCGAGTACGAGAACGGGGAGCTGCCTCATCCGGCGATGCAGACGGACAGTGCGGGCTGGAATTACCGCGCCGGCGGGAACAAGCTTGCGCCTCGCGGCGTCAAGGAGAAAAAGCCGTTCTACGAATTGACGGAGGTGTTGAACGGCAGCGCCCCTGTCCATTATTATGGCCAGCCGATGAGCCGGGAGGAGCGGGAGCGCGCTTTGGCCATGCTGGAAGTGCTGTTCCCAGGCCGGCGGCCCGCATCGAATGCGCCGAAGGAGAAGCGCTGA
- a CDS encoding YitT family protein, which produces MVRTHKKTNMLDLIKRVVFITIGAVLMGVALEIFLVPNDIIDGGIAGISIILSKTTSLKLGLFLFLLNVPFLMLGYKQIGKTFAFSTLYGIAVMSLTTAMLHHAEAFTNEKLLAVMFGGIMLGAGVGLVIRFGGSLDGTEIVSILISKRINVPVGQLIMIFNVFIFIVAGFVFGWDSAMYSIFTYYIAFKMIDIVVEGLNESKSVTIISSEYDEISQAIIDRLGRNTTFIYAKGGYMREDTQMIYCVLTRLEVAKLKAIVQDIDPKAFIAIETVSDVLGGNFSKANIH; this is translated from the coding sequence ATGGTTCGCACTCATAAGAAAACAAATATGCTGGATCTTATCAAACGTGTTGTATTTATTACGATAGGCGCTGTCTTGATGGGCGTAGCGCTGGAAATATTTCTAGTGCCTAACGACATTATTGACGGGGGAATAGCGGGGATATCGATTATTTTGTCCAAGACGACTTCGCTGAAGCTCGGACTGTTCCTGTTCCTTCTCAACGTGCCGTTCCTGATGCTTGGGTATAAGCAGATCGGCAAGACATTCGCCTTTTCCACCCTGTACGGCATTGCCGTTATGTCGCTGACGACCGCTATGCTCCATCATGCGGAAGCGTTCACGAACGAGAAGCTGCTCGCCGTTATGTTCGGCGGCATTATGCTCGGGGCGGGCGTCGGTCTCGTCATCCGCTTCGGCGGATCGCTGGATGGGACGGAGATTGTCTCGATCCTGATATCCAAAAGAATCAACGTTCCCGTCGGCCAGTTAATCATGATCTTCAACGTATTTATTTTCATCGTTGCCGGCTTCGTGTTCGGATGGGATTCGGCCATGTACTCCATTTTCACGTACTATATTGCCTTCAAGATGATCGATATCGTCGTCGAAGGCCTGAACGAATCCAAGTCGGTTACGATCATATCGTCGGAGTATGATGAAATATCGCAGGCCATTATCGACCGGCTTGGCCGCAACACGACATTCATCTACGCCAAAGGCGGCTACATGCGCGAGGATACGCAAATGATCTATTGCGTGCTTACGCGTCTGGAAGTGGCGAAGCTGAAGGCGATTGTGCAGGATATCGATCCGAAGGCCTTCATCGCCATCGAGACCGTATCGGATGTGCTCGGCGGCAATTTCAGCAAAGCGAATATTCATTAA
- a CDS encoding MarR family transcriptional regulator translates to MERMSLWVDRYEQAMTVLARTLWHDMTNVKELGLTIAQYSLLNVIERRGPGKVSMLAEQLGVTSSAVTVMIDRLLDSGLVDRYPDKSDRRVVLISITAAGLHLLRQAQDRSRRTLTAYLSLLEEDELEQLVQLSEKLAAKSLVYKGGE, encoded by the coding sequence ATGGAGCGCATGTCATTGTGGGTGGATCGTTATGAACAGGCGATGACGGTCTTGGCACGTACGCTATGGCATGACATGACGAACGTGAAGGAATTGGGGTTGACGATCGCGCAGTACTCGCTGCTGAACGTCATTGAGCGGCGGGGACCGGGCAAGGTGTCCATGCTCGCCGAACAATTAGGCGTGACCTCCAGCGCGGTTACCGTGATGATCGATCGGCTGCTCGACAGCGGGCTGGTCGACCGCTACCCTGATAAGTCCGATAGGCGGGTCGTGCTCATCTCGATTACTGCAGCCGGCCTCCATCTGCTGCGGCAGGCGCAGGACAGGTCGAGGCGGACGCTGACGGCCTACTTGTCCTTGCTGGAAGAGGATGAGCTGGAGCAGCTGGTCCAACTGAGCGAGAAGCTGGCAGCGAAGTCGCTCGTGTATAAAGGCGGGGAATAA
- a CDS encoding methyl-accepting chemotaxis protein, with protein sequence MKTRFHFRFRHLKTAIKIYILVGIGVLLLGISTLLSYSSIREINNSTEVIFNHNLKSITWLKQIQVNNRSTDTAIFELMANNDAEGNKRLKDAIDNFQKDNKQLLENYAAILNHEAEKTLYDEYSKLLPAYQQHITNVIGLAVQNKNAEAFTYYNDKARETRAELQNLLTELVEWNQNLAQEEAAAATKLGKNAIMNSLLIGGLALLVSIAMGLFIIKAIVAPLKEMQLLMNKAQQGDLTVRGTYDSKDEVGKVMEDFNHMIDGLSTIMRTVDKQAQVLYESSSLVADNAKETASATEQIAASMEQVAAGSKNQQAASKENAIALEEMAKGIEVIVDRATSVTELSSYSSGQAEQGNAILNEAVSQMKAIHDSVKMTGAAIGQLNESSEQIGKIIDVITNIASQTNLLALNASIEAARAGESGRGFNVVAMEVRKLAEQSEDSAKQIASLIEEIQGSMQQTTKSMQLVQKDVLSGMEIVDKAGQAFETILDTVQKVTFEMQETSASTEEMSAGTEEISASVEEMASIAEEASQTVQTVVSASETQLASVQTISASTEQLRVLSQELQAIVKQFKL encoded by the coding sequence ATGAAAACGAGATTTCATTTTCGGTTCCGGCATTTAAAAACAGCGATTAAAATCTATATCTTGGTTGGGATTGGCGTGTTGTTATTAGGGATCAGCACACTTCTCTCTTATAGCTCCATTCGTGAAATCAATAATAGTACCGAGGTCATTTTTAACCACAATCTGAAATCTATAACCTGGCTAAAACAAATTCAGGTGAATAATCGCTCAACGGATACCGCTATCTTCGAGCTCATGGCCAATAACGATGCGGAGGGCAATAAGCGTCTGAAAGATGCCATTGATAATTTTCAAAAAGATAACAAACAATTACTCGAAAACTATGCTGCTATCCTAAATCATGAAGCGGAAAAAACATTATACGACGAGTACAGTAAATTATTGCCGGCTTATCAGCAGCATATTACCAACGTGATCGGGCTGGCCGTGCAAAATAAAAACGCGGAAGCTTTCACTTATTATAATGATAAGGCGAGAGAGACCCGCGCGGAGCTTCAAAACCTGCTCACGGAACTGGTTGAATGGAATCAGAATCTGGCGCAGGAGGAAGCGGCTGCGGCGACAAAATTAGGGAAAAACGCCATAATGAACAGCTTGTTGATTGGCGGACTAGCCCTGCTTGTGAGCATCGCAATGGGACTGTTCATCATCAAAGCTATTGTCGCTCCGCTCAAGGAGATGCAGCTGTTGATGAATAAAGCGCAGCAAGGCGATCTTACGGTCCGTGGTACATATGATTCGAAGGACGAGGTTGGAAAGGTCATGGAAGATTTCAATCACATGATTGACGGCCTCTCCACGATTATGAGAACAGTAGATAAGCAGGCTCAGGTTCTATACGAAAGCTCGAGTCTCGTAGCCGATAACGCCAAGGAGACCGCCAGCGCAACCGAACAAATCGCCGCTTCCATGGAGCAAGTCGCCGCCGGATCCAAAAACCAGCAGGCAGCGTCCAAGGAAAACGCAATCGCGCTCGAGGAAATGGCCAAAGGCATCGAAGTGATTGTGGATCGAGCAACCAGCGTAACAGAATTGTCCAGTTACTCATCCGGACAGGCGGAGCAGGGCAATGCGATATTGAATGAGGCGGTCAGCCAAATGAAGGCCATTCATGATTCGGTAAAGATGACGGGGGCCGCCATTGGACAGCTCAATGAATCCTCGGAGCAAATCGGGAAGATCATCGATGTCATCACCAATATCGCCAGCCAGACCAATCTTCTTGCCTTGAACGCATCCATCGAAGCGGCAAGGGCGGGAGAGAGCGGCAGAGGGTTCAACGTAGTAGCGATGGAAGTGCGCAAATTAGCGGAGCAGTCGGAGGATTCCGCGAAGCAAATCGCAAGCTTAATCGAGGAAATTCAGGGCAGCATGCAGCAGACGACAAAATCAATGCAGCTTGTGCAGAAGGATGTCTTATCTGGTATGGAAATCGTGGACAAGGCCGGACAGGCGTTCGAGACCATTTTGGATACGGTCCAAAAAGTCACCTTCGAAATGCAGGAAACATCCGCTTCTACCGAAGAAATGTCGGCAGGAACGGAAGAAATCTCGGCCTCGGTTGAGGAAATGGCCTCGATCGCAGAAGAAGCATCCCAGACGGTGCAAACGGTCGTATCGGCATCCGAAACACAGCTTGCTTCCGTCCAGACGATTTCCGCTTCCACGGAGCAGTTGAGGGTGCTGTCCCAGGAATTGCAAGCTATCGTGAAGCAATTCAAATTATAA
- a CDS encoding transposase, with protein sequence MCEHKVAAVMVEKIGDASQFSHPKQIVAKAGLVQSVFRSGKFTASGNKMTKT encoded by the coding sequence ATGTGTGAGCACAAAGTAGCCGCCGTTATGGTGGAAAAGATTGGAGACGCTTCTCAGTTTAGTCATCCTAAACAAATCGTTGCGAAGGCAGGGCTAGTTCAAAGTGTTTTTCGATCTGGAAAGTTCACAGCTAGTGGAAATAAAATGACAAAAACGTGA
- a CDS encoding S-layer homology domain-containing protein → MNFRRKFVVVAAAAAMFITGSLAWGESKSAPLPFDDIEGLYGQDDIVALYNQGIVTGFGNRTFEPEKPVTRAEFISMVNRLLKVQPVASDIPAFDDVPRKAWYYGAVQAGLLLQLVDGTGARSYEPQRPVTRQEAAAIMMRTFKQPKESAAGWPSYEDASLIAEWAVPYVSMMQQQNLMNGDGGKFRPNDPMTRQETAAVLHRALQQPDWANALDAAPPQRIELGWQYGLTTQQYIAQVASSSVNTLSPRWYFLDSSQTVSDHTDRTLINWAKQNGKQVWAMVGNGFNAELTHQVLTDPARKNAVISKLTGYVKQYGLDGLNLDFENVYPKDREALTAFVIELADELHRLEAVLSVDVSPDLGTDWTEAFDYAALGEAADYMVLMGYDEHWDGAPTAGSVSSLPWVQRALDKLLQSVPSDKVIAGLPFYTREWSVQGEKLSSRDLTLIEQGELLRSRKTKWDGKTAQYVADFTASGVRHLVWAEDSRSLAAKYAMAANRDIAGFAYWYAGAETDDIWNALDNAWRYASYSF, encoded by the coding sequence TTGAATTTTCGACGCAAATTCGTTGTTGTGGCGGCTGCGGCCGCCATGTTCATTACAGGAAGCTTGGCATGGGGAGAATCGAAGAGCGCCCCGCTGCCCTTCGATGACATCGAGGGCCTCTATGGCCAGGACGATATTGTCGCTCTCTATAACCAAGGCATTGTAACCGGCTTCGGCAACAGGACCTTTGAACCGGAGAAACCGGTGACCCGCGCCGAGTTCATCTCGATGGTGAACCGTCTGCTCAAGGTGCAGCCCGTGGCCAGCGATATTCCCGCATTCGATGACGTGCCGCGCAAGGCGTGGTACTACGGTGCGGTGCAGGCGGGATTGCTGCTCCAACTGGTGGATGGAACGGGAGCGCGTTCCTATGAGCCGCAGCGGCCGGTAACCCGGCAAGAAGCGGCGGCTATCATGATGCGGACGTTCAAGCAACCGAAGGAGTCGGCTGCCGGTTGGCCGTCGTACGAGGACGCGTCCCTTATCGCGGAATGGGCGGTTCCGTATGTCAGCATGATGCAGCAGCAGAATCTGATGAACGGAGATGGAGGCAAGTTCCGCCCGAACGATCCAATGACCCGCCAAGAAACGGCCGCCGTACTGCATCGCGCCCTTCAGCAGCCGGATTGGGCGAACGCGTTGGATGCGGCTCCGCCGCAGCGCATTGAGCTGGGGTGGCAGTATGGATTGACGACGCAGCAGTACATAGCCCAAGTTGCTTCCTCGTCTGTTAATACATTGTCGCCACGATGGTATTTTCTTGATTCTTCCCAGACGGTCTCTGATCATACCGATAGGACGCTCATCAATTGGGCGAAGCAGAATGGCAAGCAGGTCTGGGCGATGGTGGGCAACGGGTTCAATGCGGAGCTGACGCATCAAGTGCTCACCGATCCGGCACGGAAGAACGCCGTCATATCGAAGCTTACGGGCTATGTCAAGCAGTATGGGCTCGACGGCTTGAATCTCGATTTTGAAAATGTGTATCCGAAGGACCGGGAAGCGCTCACCGCCTTCGTCATCGAGCTGGCTGACGAGCTGCATCGGCTGGAGGCGGTGCTGTCTGTTGACGTGTCTCCGGATCTGGGGACCGATTGGACTGAGGCCTTCGATTATGCGGCCTTGGGAGAGGCGGCGGATTACATGGTGCTGATGGGATATGACGAGCATTGGGATGGCGCCCCGACGGCCGGTTCCGTCTCATCGCTGCCTTGGGTGCAGCGTGCATTGGATAAGCTGCTGCAGTCGGTTCCTTCGGACAAGGTGATAGCCGGGCTTCCCTTCTATACGAGAGAGTGGAGCGTGCAGGGGGAGAAGCTATCTTCCCGCGACTTGACCTTGATCGAACAAGGAGAGCTGCTTCGATCACGCAAGACAAAATGGGACGGCAAGACGGCTCAGTATGTGGCGGACTTCACGGCAAGCGGCGTTCGGCATCTCGTCTGGGCGGAGGACAGCCGTTCTCTTGCCGCGAAGTATGCGATGGCCGCGAACCGCGATATCGCCGGCTTCGCATACTGGTATGCAGGGGCCGAGACCGATGATATTTGGAATGCGCTGGACAATGCGTGGAGATATGCTTCATATTCGTTCTAG
- a CDS encoding GTP pyrophosphokinase codes for MNMMIGRFEILEALQKHWGGFFRQYQMALNELKSDFQIIDLEWKTRHGYSPIEHIKGRIKDPLSLLKKMERKNIPFNQQIVQEEIRDIAGLRIVTTFIDDVYMMKEHIEQREDIRVIQIKDYIQNPKPSGYMSLHLVVQTQVILSEGVLWIPAEIQLRTSSMDFWAATEHKLNYKYQGGDIPDEAKKQLKALAQSSFQMDRQMSLLRNQLLTSS; via the coding sequence ATGAATATGATGATTGGACGCTTTGAAATACTGGAAGCACTGCAAAAGCATTGGGGCGGGTTTTTCCGTCAATATCAAATGGCGCTGAATGAGCTGAAAAGCGATTTCCAGATCATTGATTTGGAATGGAAGACAAGGCATGGATATTCCCCTATCGAGCATATCAAGGGGAGAATTAAGGATCCGCTGTCTCTGCTTAAAAAGATGGAACGCAAAAACATCCCGTTCAACCAGCAGATCGTGCAGGAGGAGATTCGGGATATCGCCGGCCTTCGCATCGTGACGACGTTCATCGATGACGTCTACATGATGAAGGAGCATATTGAACAACGGGAGGACATTCGCGTTATTCAGATCAAAGACTATATCCAAAACCCGAAGCCAAGCGGGTATATGAGCTTGCATTTGGTCGTTCAGACTCAGGTGATTCTGTCGGAAGGCGTATTGTGGATTCCGGCGGAGATTCAGCTGCGGACGTCATCCATGGATTTCTGGGCGGCGACGGAGCATAAGCTCAACTACAAGTACCAAGGGGGAGACATCCCCGATGAAGCGAAAAAACAATTAAAGGCGCTGGCGCAGTCATCCTTCCAGATGGATCGGCAGATGTCGCTGCTGCGCAATCAATTACTTACTTCTTCATAA
- the aac(2')-IIb gene encoding kasugamycin N-acetyltransferase AAC(2')-IIb: MNYPHNIKPAAHKLMELHAEAMFTHDRNMRLLTINEPWPGQPPAPRFFLGRTIEGSALCRIRHDVPEKLVAQLKELCADEPIIRDFRTKPRHCEAYMNLLHGERFTMGPCYLVPDIVPTREIVRITRTNSTELLHGGFEWLTSEIDYAQPCIALVRDNRAVSICRSVRIASGAHEAGLETLDNYRGKGYAGAVVAGWAQAVREMDAWPLYSTLGENQSSQHVARKLALSLYGVNFTII, encoded by the coding sequence TTGAATTATCCGCACAATATCAAGCCTGCCGCCCATAAGTTGATGGAATTGCATGCGGAGGCGATGTTTACGCATGACCGGAACATGCGGCTTCTCACGATTAACGAGCCCTGGCCCGGCCAGCCCCCTGCGCCCCGGTTTTTCCTGGGACGGACCATCGAGGGTTCGGCTCTCTGCCGGATTCGGCATGATGTCCCGGAGAAGCTTGTCGCGCAGCTGAAGGAATTATGCGCCGACGAACCGATCATCCGGGACTTTCGCACGAAGCCGCGACATTGTGAGGCGTATATGAACCTTCTTCACGGCGAACGCTTCACGATGGGGCCTTGTTATCTTGTTCCTGACATCGTGCCGACAAGGGAGATCGTCCGCATCACGCGAACAAATAGCACCGAATTGCTGCACGGCGGTTTCGAATGGCTGACCTCGGAAATAGACTATGCACAGCCCTGCATAGCGCTCGTGCGCGATAACAGGGCGGTCTCGATCTGCCGCAGCGTTCGCATCGCATCCGGGGCGCATGAAGCGGGGCTGGAGACTTTGGATAACTATCGTGGAAAGGGATATGCCGGTGCCGTTGTTGCCGGCTGGGCACAGGCGGTGCGGGAGATGGACGCTTGGCCGTTATACAGCACGTTGGGAGAGAATCAGTCATCCCAGCACGTGGCGCGAAAGTTAGCTTTATCCTTATATGGAGTTAATTTCACCATCATTTGA